One Candidatus Culexarchaeum yellowstonense genomic region harbors:
- a CDS encoding retropepsin-like domain-containing protein — translation MGVRVRVRIKYGGSLLETVALVNTGFETPNPQILLPVKAAEKLGIWPNLPRDASIEIYDTAGGPTRVYRVRNAVTVEVAGREGRSVVADVVISHLEVEVLISDKLTEELMIAIEKPSEGIWRFRDEMVERKSEKPEIWL, via the coding sequence GTGGGTGTTAGGGTTCGTGTGAGAATCAAGTATGGGGGGAGTTTGCTGGAAACTGTAGCTCTCGTAAATACTGGCTTTGAAACACCAAACCCGCAAATCCTACTACCAGTTAAGGCTGCTGAAAAGCTTGGCATCTGGCCAAACCTACCGAGAGATGCATCCATCGAAATTTATGATACTGCTGGAGGGCCTACAAGAGTATATAGAGTGAGGAATGCAGTTACAGTTGAAGTTGCTGGGAGGGAGGGGAGAAGCGTAGTTGCAGATGTCGTAATATCCCATTTGGAAGTTGAAGTTCTAATAAGCGATAAACTCACAGAAGAGCTCATGATAGCCATCGAAAAGCCGAGTGAAGGTATATGGAGATTTAGGGATGAAATGGTTGAGAGGAAGAGTGAGAAGCCAGAAATATGGCTTTAA
- a CDS encoding methyltransferase domain-containing protein, which translates to MRETIEFSRISEGRSKRIIPYVKEGKIVELGCGTGATLSILSKAFPRSVIVGVDRRMDRLEIANKRGLGNVIVVNGDVTQKIFPSSSFDTVIFKFSLHEVYSSNGNEGVNKALRNAYEILKDDGVLIIYELLKPNPRKVEFRIKHDTYKVRFERFVEEFAPRKVKYEMKGEWISLDISDCLEFLTKYGASRWQEEMREEHFFYTEEDFKQILTNAGFNIINVKKYGFERDVWKEKTSIFDVKFGNPKCYILIVARKV; encoded by the coding sequence ATGAGAGAAACCATTGAGTTTTCAAGGATTAGTGAGGGGAGATCGAAACGTATTATTCCATATGTTAAGGAAGGTAAGATTGTTGAGCTTGGTTGCGGTACTGGTGCTACATTATCAATTCTTTCAAAAGCTTTCCCAAGGAGTGTAATTGTTGGTGTAGATCGTAGGATGGATCGTTTAGAGATCGCTAATAAGAGAGGATTGGGAAATGTCATAGTTGTAAATGGGGATGTAACGCAAAAGATCTTTCCATCATCATCCTTTGATACAGTCATCTTTAAATTCTCTCTACATGAAGTTTACTCTTCAAATGGTAATGAGGGTGTTAATAAAGCTTTACGAAATGCATATGAAATTTTGAAGGATGATGGTGTTTTAATAATCTATGAACTCCTAAAACCAAATCCCCGGAAAGTTGAGTTCAGAATAAAGCATGATACTTATAAAGTGAGGTTTGAAAGATTTGTGGAGGAATTCGCTCCGAGGAAGGTAAAGTATGAGATGAAGGGTGAATGGATAAGCCTAGATATATCTGATTGCCTTGAATTCTTAACCAAGTATGGTGCATCAAGATGGCAAGAAGAAATGAGGGAAGAGCACTTCTTCTATACTGAGGAGGATTTCAAACAGATTTTAACGAATGCAGGGTTCAATATTATTAATGTAAAGAAGTATGGTTTTGAAAGAGATGTTTGGAAGGAGAAAACATCCATATTCGACGTAAAATTTGGAAACCCAAAATGCTACATATTAATAGTGGCGAGAAAAGTCTAA
- a CDS encoding GNAT family N-acetyltransferase: protein MPLKILDGRDYVFRDEDFWMLAEIETHPEVMRWNIDVYTSDNNEMYRAFKESLEELRMEKDKIFLVGKLNDKIVGFVGVQRKSGRMSHVGEVGISVHPNYWNRGFGTRLLKAAVEKAKEEGFLRLELETLVSNKAMIKAAEKAGFKIEGIMKMRVNRNGKYEDEVIMGIVFQ from the coding sequence ATGCCTCTTAAAATACTTGATGGCAGGGATTACGTGTTTAGAGATGAGGATTTTTGGATGCTTGCCGAAATTGAAACTCATCCAGAAGTTATGCGTTGGAATATAGATGTTTACACAAGCGACAATAATGAAATGTATCGTGCATTTAAGGAATCACTTGAAGAACTCCGTATGGAGAAGGATAAAATATTCCTCGTTGGGAAGCTGAATGATAAAATTGTAGGTTTTGTTGGTGTTCAACGCAAAAGCGGAAGAATGAGCCATGTTGGAGAAGTGGGCATAAGCGTTCATCCAAACTATTGGAATAGAGGTTTCGGAACACGCTTATTAAAAGCTGCAGTAGAGAAAGCCAAGGAAGAGGGATTTTTAAGACTTGAATTGGAAACTCTGGTATCAAATAAGGCGATGATAAAAGCTGCCGAGAAAGCCGGATTCAAAATTGAAGGCATTATGAAGATGAGGGTAAATAGGAATGGGAAATATGAAGATGAAGTTATAATGGGAATAGTCTTTCAATAA